Within the Eucalyptus grandis isolate ANBG69807.140 chromosome 1, ASM1654582v1, whole genome shotgun sequence genome, the region CGAGCCAGTCACATCACGGACTTAATTGGCTGAGGCGATGTGAATGCTTCTTGATTGGGTTAGTGATATCGAACGAGTCTCGGCAAATTATGAGAAATTGCGGAGATCAATTGGCTGACGCGATGCGAATGCTTCTTGATTGGTTAGTGATATTAAGCGAGGCTTGGCAAATTACGAGAAATTACGGAGAAATATTTCGTAATTTGCCGatccccgcccccgcccccgctgAGAAATTGACGGGCTTTCTGTCTTTTGATACAAAGGATGCAACTGCCCAGCTGTGAACCACATTCCCCTAACCCTACCACGAGTCTTAAATATCCACCACAGCCTGTCTTAACTAATGAGTTGGCCATTGTTCTTATTATTGTTTATTGGGCACGATGCTTCCATATATACTTCCCAGCTCACCTTCTATCATTTGCTTTGTAAGTTTGTCTCcttctttagaattttcttttggctGACTTTTGAATACCAGCCACTAGTCAATTCGGGCATCTTGCGCTACTGTCGTGCATTATTTCGGGTTGTGTCGGCTGGTTTTTTATTTCCCCCCTGTTTCATTTAATTCATGCATGTGATTAATATGATGAATGAGTTTAATCAAAAGCTAATATGGTTCTGTTCCATTGGTCGTGACAGGGAAGTTGATGGAAGTAGCGTGCAGTATGCTCGGAGCTTTTGGGCAACATTCTCATTTTTCCTCGTgtcaataaaacaataaaaagttcaatttttttttcttcaattaaacTCTTCAAGGAGGAAAGGCCAAAGCGTGTATATGGAGAAAGGTGTGGAAACCCACTTCTTTAAATAAAGTTCAAAATGTTCAGATTCCGATTGCTTTGTGAGAGGTGTAACATCTGTAAATTTGATGCTGCAGGATGACTCTGGTACAGTGGGATTCATAGATGAGGCTGAGACATAAATGTGGGGGGGTTTCAGGGATTTTCTCAAACCATAAAATAGAAGAAGACGATGATGTTTTCGCTCTTTTCATTTACTGGAAATTTAATACTGTAATTACCGAAATCGATatttttttgtataattattCTTGTGTTGTCACACTGCCGCTGCAAAATCCATGGGCACCATTCTTGTAAGACCCTCCGTGTTGCTTTGTATCTAAGTGGTGGTTCTTTTTGTGCTAAACTTGTCGGtttcatgaaaattatatataacaaGAAATCGCTTCCCGTGTGTTTTGTCTGCTTATACCCTTTTAATCATGGAAAAGGGTCCGCCTGATTATGGTTGGCAGCATAATTAATGAGGAGAATAATGAGGTGATGATGATGGGAAAGGGTATGGTAGGTGTTCGATTAAATTAGTCATGGTGATGACGACAGGTAAGAGCAGATGGACCTAGTTTAGGTGTTGGCCTCTCCTCTTCGTTGAATAAGCCAAACTAATCAATTTGGCTGGCTAAATGACATGAAAAGTTCATGAATGTGAAAGTGGAAGTGAGGGAGTTTGACATTTGGAAACGAATACGGAATTGATCTCTATGGTTgagatttcactttggatgGAGTTGGCAGTTTCTGGACAGGCtatcatattcttttttattttgggggtCGTTAGGTCATTATGCTATAGAAGCCAAGAAAAGATCGTGGAGTAGTAGAACTTGAGATGATGTTCTAACCACTGGGAGTTAGTGGGGATTGGCCATTTTTCTAGTAATTCCTCCtcgattattttcaattgaTTGTATCCGGGTCTAGCTAACTTTAGCAAGTGCCTCGAAGTCCTGGCCGGCTACACATATTCAATAACCATTATCAATGTTTAGTTTATTGATTATCGATAACACAAAATGAAAAGGTACTCATCATCGAAGCTGTATTTTAACCGAAGTAGAAAAGACGGTTcagcttctctcttcttttgttccacttttggctagattttcattttcttgattgtGCAATGGAGATGGTCCAATCTCCTGTAAACTAGAGAACAAGCAACTGAACATTATGAGCCGCAGCTCCGATCAAGGCTCCCAACAACCCCTGATGTCCTCCTTAAACCTGATTATGATTCTGAGCAACTGCTAAATGTGTGAAGATTAACCAAATAATATTATGTGATGTGACAGATTCCAAATGAGCCTCTAACAAAGCATATGCCATATTCTATAGATAAGTTTTGTGACATGCATATAATGATTTTGTAAACTACCTCGGCATTTACGACGTTATTAGAAGGATTCGATGAAGTTAGAAGGTTGTATTCTCTTACAGGTGGAGGGGCAATTTTTCTGTAGCATCATCACCTACCTTAAACCGAAGGGCTTAAAAGGTGGAAGGAAATGTCACATTTAATCACCAAATTGCTCAAAAAATCACTATCTTTCCATCAAAACCTTTTTCTCAAGTGGTGACACCTCTTCTGAAGTGATATTTGACCCCAAGCGAGATTGCAAATCACACTGGCAACCGAGTATTGAAGGTGAGATTGAGACGCCCACCAAAGAGGGTCTCAGCTTTTTGGTTTCGATCACAAAATCTTACTTGCTTCTCAAGTAAACATGGGATTTTTCTGGGGGGGCTCGTGGGTCCCTGCCAACACAGTTTCCTTGCAGTTTGGGTTATTCAGCTTCATGAGCTGACTTTGGAAACAAGGATGTGAGACATGCCAAATATTGAAGACCTGGGAatcattcccttttcttttcagcAACCTATCATCATGTTTTGACAGATCGAGATGGAGAAGATTCTGCATACTTTCACATTAGACCCTGTCGTAAGGTAGCTCGTTCGACGTGCCCATCTTTCGAGAAGGGTTGGCGTTGTGCAGCGCACCGATATCTGTCTTGGACTTAGGACGTAAGGAGATGGGTTTTGAGAGGCCGTGAGCTCGGGCATAAGTTGTAAGAGGGGATCGATAGAGCCAAAGATAGGATGCCGCATGTTGAAAAGCCGACAGCATGCCCAATATGACAAGGTCAGGGTGACTGACTGGCCCTTTGTAATAAGCTTACTTTGAGCTCACCGAAACAACATTTCCGGTTCCCATAGCATCCAGCAACCAATCTCAAATTAATCAAACAGAGACTCCTACTTATCGAGTAACGATTGGCAAATAGAGGACAAAAATACACGCATGATCAGTGTCGCGCTATGTACAGAAAACCTAGCAAAGACAACTTCAGTAAGAGAATATCAAGTATACCTTACTCATCACACGAACAAGGATATACAAGTTTCAATCCGTGGAATGGACTCTAGCATTTTACAGAACGGAGCTCTTAGATGGAGCGGCCTACGGTTTTTCTTGAACCAACTCATAtgacaaccaaaaaagaacGTGAATATGTAAACTATAGTTACATATATAACTTTGACACATGACcggaaacaaaaatattaacaCCACAAAGAATCATAAATTGCACAAGACCTATCATACACAGTTCTAGTGTCCTCGTTGTTAGCCTCCGACAGCGACTTCTTGAGGCATTATCTCAGAAGCAGAAACCAAGGTGGCGTCATCCTCAAGTGCTTGATTTGACTGAACCAAAGTGCCACCCATAGACCCCTGATCAACAAGGTTTGCGCATTGGTCTTGGCATTCTGCGGTTTCTTCAGTGCTGGCATTGCAGCTCTTGCCTTCTGTTTCTTTGGCAATGCTCTTTGGTCTCTCGTTCAGCCTAGATTTGGTCTTCTTAAGTGGCTTCTTTGTAGCAACATCCTCCTTATTCTGTTTCACCTGAGATCCCTTGAACGATTTGCTCTCTTGGTATAGACGTGGCATGGAACAAGATCCGCCACCTTCAGAAGAGTTACTTGTTGTAGTGACTgagctcttcttcctcccaagtTTTGGAGATTTTGGCCTTGTGGTTGGTATCTAAGGAAATATTCCAATTTCAGAGGATGATATCCCATAAGGTTGGTGCTGAGAGATATATGACATCTCACAATTATATGCACACactgaataaattaaattatatgcaGCTGATCGAGTAAACACGTCTTAAACGAAAATGGAATTCGGAACTCCCATGCATTGTTACCAGCTGGTTAATCTTGAAGGAGTTGTGTAACATACTAAATGTCCAAGTCatgcaaagaaaaatcaaatgtaaCTGTGATATACGCTCCTTAACTGTCTATCCACACATGAAAGTATAATTACTGCTTTCTTTGTCCTGTTACAATATTTCCTTGAAAATAGAAGGaaagatgacatacctttttTAGTTCAACTTTTGGAGGAGGTTCTTTGTAGAAGCTTGGCATTGGAGCTGCTTTAAATGTCATGCTCTTCCTCAGTTGCTTGATCTCTGCCTCCTGGTTTTCCTGCATCAGACCGGGAAACAATATTCAAGGTAAGGGAACTTTgcatggaaaaaagaaatgaccAATAGAAATCAAAGTGCCAGTGCCGAGACCTTTGATTTCTCTTGCAAGCTGGttttttctgcttctttctcctgaATCTTCTCTTCTAGTTTAGAAAAGAACTGGTGGGAAAGAGAGCAATTAAGTCCTGAATATTTAACAATGAACTAGAGAGCTAGATCCAAAGAGCGAAAATTTATGCTTAATTAAGTTGGCAaacctctttccttttctcagcACGCTCTGTCAATCTGGAGGCAAATCCGGAAATGCTGCCACTCTTGCGGCTACGAGGAGTAGCAGTTCTGACAAACATATTATATGGACCATGAAAAACTAGTTCTATGTGATATTGAAGACAGCGTTGCATGCTCATTAGCAGAAATAGCATGAATATCTAAGGGAAGAACAGTACGAGGTAGTGGAGTGGGTATCATCAATTTCACTGTCCTGGTTTGTTGATCTGTTGATTTTTCGGTCTTGATTGAGCGAGCTGCAACTACATGGAACAGAACATGTTTACTTAGCAGGACTCCAAATGGGCACTATTTTGGATGATTGATGCCAAACTTGTGTTCAATTGCATCAAATAAAATGTAAACAAGGCCTAGTTTTACAAAAGAATTTGCAAGAGCTGTTATGGAATCTCTGAAATGACTTACAGAGAAACCTCGGTTGGAGGAGCATTGGCTGCTCCCTCAGCAGAGCCAGGTTTCTGAGCCTAACACAATCACATTAGAGGGGAATTTAAGAAAAGCAGGAATGGTACAAAGGAAACAGGAAAGCCTTACAAAGCCTTACCAATAAGCGTCGATTGCCCAGGTTAGATGTTTTCGGGCTCACTCCATTGGCCATGAGCTGGTTGCGTTGACCTGTTGTGGCAACTGGACTGACAGATCCATTAGAACGGCCAGACATGTTTGCTTGGGAATGCTTGGCATCGGCTTTCATTGGGACTGCATCAATGCTCTTCTTTATGCCATTAGCACGGATTCCCTTTGCTGGGAATGACAAACTCTGGGACAGAACTGGCTTCCGGTTTTGAGCTGACGGAGCGGTCCCTTTCACATTCAATTTGTCCTTGGAGAGCTTCTTGTGCTTGGGTGCAGCAGCACCTGTGCTTGATGTATCCtgaagaataaaaggaaatatgCTAATTGAATACCATTCCAAGTATGTACACAACACAAGAACAGAGTTTAGTTCATCTAATTTCTCTGTACCTGTTTAGAGAAGTCAATCTCACGGGTCACTTCCTCAGGCTTTGAAACCGGTACAGTTGCTTCCGCAGAAGATTTCTCTGTAATGGCTTTCCCGTCTTCAGGAGCTATCCCATCTTCAGAGTCCATTTATCAATTCCTGGATCATCAAAATAAGCATTTGAGAATTGCCAAAATCACTTCTAGTTGAATAACAACACGAGAACCTTAGGAATCAAGACCAAACAAATGCAAATGGGAGAtcgaaagtgaagaagaagaagaagaaaagaaaattagcagaAAAATGATCCGTTAAACGAACGTGATGCTCCCAGGTCCAGGTGAGAAACTGCTTCTTAGACAAACCTAGATGCCTGCCTTCATCCCATAATAAAAAGTCAGCTAATTATTTTCTTCACCAACTTAATGAAAACTGGACCTTGATGTGTGACGTGATTCTGAAtgttttatctttcaaaattcTGCATGCCACGATTATACCATCCTAAGGATGCCAACAGAAGTACCCCATTTCTGATGCCAAAACAATCTACGCTCGACCGGCGAGTCAAGTCATATAAAGTTCCCAAATAAAATCACAATGAAAATGGTAAGAATGTGACATAGAAAACACCATAATCCTTAAACTATTGATAAGACAGTGATCATCCACCCAGGAATAAGTCATCTTTTTGGCATAAAGTATGAATGTGAAATATGATGCCCTATCAATCATCTGCATTGTCAACCAAACTGATCTAGTAAGAACTACACTCTTGCAAGAAAAAAGATGACGAAACTGCCCCTAGATCTTCTGCGAATGTAACACTACCAAACTCAGACAGAGTACTCTGAAAGTCATTCATAAATTACACCATCCCTTACTTCCCATCACCAACTGCAAATTTCAGACGCAGTAGAATTGCAAAATGAGGATCTCTCCTGTGGAGTATCAAGTCTACATTCTCTTTAGAACCTTTAGTCGAGTGTCACCATAAATGCTAGCCCATCTTAATTGCCACCAATGAGACAACATCTCAAATTGATCTAATCTAAAGTCACCatggagaaaaagaacaaatgtGAGAAGAAAAACTGCCagaaaattttccctttttcactCATGACTCATGGATGAAGTAGAATACAACATtagaaattcattaaaaatatgACATACACCTCAACATGCCAAAAAACAGGGCAAGCACCCCAAACTCCTTCAGCTTTCCACATTGCCGTCACTCAATATCACTTCTCATTTGAGATAGCAACTATCTACAGAACAAGAGAGATCATCTTAAAATTCTTGATACCACACATACAGGGGTCAACCAGAGAGCAGAATTGTCACCAATCTCTCAGAGTCAATGTCGCCAGAAGGCCAAAACCACCACAGGCTAAACAGATGAAGAGAATCAAAGCACCAACAGCTAGCGACAATCAACTGCAATCCCAAGAATTcacacacacgcacgcacgTGACACACACTCACCCACAAAAGGAATGATTTTCAAGACGGAATCAGCAGGAAttacaggaaaaagaaaaagggtagtCCTGAATGTACACGCACCTCGTGATTTTGCTTCTGGGTCTTTCTGAAATGAACTCGAGATACTTATAGAATGGGGACACAAGGGGGGCAGAGAGGGTCCAAGGGGAACTCAGAAATGGAGTTGAAGAGGCgtgaaattccaaagtccagtcatggaagaagaagaagaagaagaaggagattgaTGGGTGGCGATGATGATAAGTCCGGATGCCTGCTGACTGCGGGTGCGAGGGTGATGGATAAGTTGAATTATGAGAAGGGAAGGCAAGGGAAGGGAAGGATGTTGTTGGTGGCACGAGAACActcagaagagagagagagagagagagagagagatggggagaCAGAGCTAAAAGAGACGGACGAAGTTTTTCAATCGCTTCGATGGAGTGAAGCGGATGGATTCATGGAAGCGTCGGAATGACCGAAACGCCCGCCCCGCATCATCCTCGGCTGTTCCACAGTAAAAGGCGTTTCTTGTTTTCTGGATTTTTATTACTTGCATTGCATCCTTAGCGGTGTCAACCAAAAACAGTTCGACTTTGcccacaataaaaaaaaaacaagaaagttcCACCGAATTGCCCAACATGCCATTCTCTTCTTG harbors:
- the LOC104446691 gene encoding protein WVD2-like 4 isoform X4; this translates as MDSEDGIAPEDGKAITEKSSAEATVPVSKPEEVTREIDFSKQDTSSTGAAAPKHKKLSKDKLNVKGTAPSAQNRKPVLSQSLSFPAKGIRANGIKKSIDAVPMKADAKHSQANMSGRSNGSVSPVATTGQRNQLMANGVSPKTSNLGNRRLLKPGSAEGAANAPPTEVSLSLNQDRKINRSTNQDSEIDDTHSTTSTATPRSRKSGSISGFASRLTERAEKRKEFFSKLEEKIQEKEAEKTSLQEKSKENQEAEIKQLRKSMTFKAAPMPSFYKEPPPKVELKKIPTTRPKSPKLGRKKSSVTTTSNSSEGGGSCSMPRLYQESKSFKGSQVKQNKEDVATKKPLKKTKSRLNERPKSIAKETEGKSCNASTEETAECQDQCANLVDQGSMGGTLVQSNQALEDDATLVSASEIMPQEVAVGG
- the LOC104446691 gene encoding protein WVD2-like 4 isoform X3, translating into MDSEDGIAPEDGKAITEKSSAEATVPVSKPEEVTREIDFSKQDTSSTGAAAPKHKKLSKDKLNVKGTAPSAQNRKPVLSQSLSFPAKGIRANGIKKSIDAVPMKADAKHSQANMSGRSNGSVSPVATTGQRNQLMANGVSPKTSNLGNRRLLAQKPGSAEGAANAPPTEVSLSLNQDRKINRSTNQDSEIDDTHSTTSTATPRSRKSGSISGFASRLTERAEKRKEFFSKLEEKIQEKEAEKTSLQEKSKENQEAEIKQLRKSMTFKAAPMPSFYKEPPPKVELKKIPTTRPKSPKLGRKKSSVTTTSNSSEGGGSCSMPRLYQESKSFKGSQVKQNKEDVATKKPLKKTKSRLNERPKSIAKETEGKSCNASTEETAECQDQCANLVDQGSMGGTLVQSNQALEDDATLVSASEIMPQEVAVGG
- the LOC104446691 gene encoding protein WVD2-like 4 isoform X1; translation: MDSEDGIAPEDGKAITEKSSAEATVPVSKPEEVTREIDFSKQDTSSTGAAAPKHKKLSKDKLNVKGTAPSAQNRKPVLSQSLSFPAKGIRANGIKKSIDAVPMKADAKHSQANMSGRSNGSVSPVATTGQRNQLMANGVSPKTSNLGNRRLLAQKPGSAEGAANAPPTEVSLCSSLNQDRKINRSTNQDSEIDDTHSTTSTATPRSRKSGSISGFASRLTERAEKRKEFFSKLEEKIQEKEAEKTSLQEKSKENQEAEIKQLRKSMTFKAAPMPSFYKEPPPKVELKKIPTTRPKSPKLGRKKSSVTTTSNSSEGGGSCSMPRLYQESKSFKGSQVKQNKEDVATKKPLKKTKSRLNERPKSIAKETEGKSCNASTEETAECQDQCANLVDQGSMGGTLVQSNQALEDDATLVSASEIMPQEVAVGG
- the LOC104446691 gene encoding protein WVD2-like 4 isoform X2, coding for MDSEDGIAPEDGKAITEKSSAEATVPVSKPEEVTREIDFSKQDTSSTGAAAPKHKKLSKDKLNVKGTAPSAQNRKPVLSQSLSFPAKGIRANGIKKSIDAVPMKADAKHSQANMSGRSNGSVSPVATTGQRNQLMANGVSPKTSNLGNRRLLKPGSAEGAANAPPTEVSLCSSLNQDRKINRSTNQDSEIDDTHSTTSTATPRSRKSGSISGFASRLTERAEKRKEFFSKLEEKIQEKEAEKTSLQEKSKENQEAEIKQLRKSMTFKAAPMPSFYKEPPPKVELKKIPTTRPKSPKLGRKKSSVTTTSNSSEGGGSCSMPRLYQESKSFKGSQVKQNKEDVATKKPLKKTKSRLNERPKSIAKETEGKSCNASTEETAECQDQCANLVDQGSMGGTLVQSNQALEDDATLVSASEIMPQEVAVGG